A genomic region of Chelonia mydas isolate rCheMyd1 chromosome 9, rCheMyd1.pri.v2, whole genome shotgun sequence contains the following coding sequences:
- the LOC102932634 gene encoding START domain-containing protein 10, producing MEPVQVPDADAFRAFQAQCEAERGWQSRYSREGVGVWVQPPPPAGPAVHTVKCRIDIQDVPAETVYDVLHDIEYRRKWDMNVIDTHDIARLATNADVGYYAWKCPKPLKNRDVVTLRSWQVVDKSYMIINFSVKHAQYPPRKDLVRTVSILAGYLVQSTGPNSCTLTYLAQVDPKGKLPKWVVNKASQYLAPRMLKKMHKACLKYPSWKQQHNVSVKPWLYPEQNKLPTMMLSDLALQHAASLENIDESSLSEVKDERGDNSGSEN from the exons ATGGAGCCTGTGCAGGTGCCCGACGCCGACGCCTTCCGGGCCTTCCAGGCTCAGTGCGAGGCGGAGcgcggctggcagagcaggtaCAGCCGGGAGGGCGTCGGGGTGTGGGTGCAGCCGCCCCCGCCCGCCGGCCCCGCCGTGCACACGGTCAAG TGCCGCATTGACATCCAAGATGTGCCAGCGGAGACGGTATATGATGTGCTGCATGACATTGAGTATCGCAGGAAGTGGGACATGAACGTCATTGACACACACGACATTGCCCGTCTTGCCACCAATGCTGATGTGGGCTACTACGCCT GGAAGTGTCCAAAGCCCTTAAAGAACAGAGATGTGGTGACACTGCGATCCTGGCAGGTTGTGGATAAATCTTACATGATCATCAACTTCTCTGTCAAACATGCG CAATATCCTCCCCGAAAGGACCTGGTAAGGACTGTTTCTATCTTGGCGGGATACTTGGTGCAGTCGACTGGACCAAACAGCTGCACCTTGACTTACCTGGCTCAGGTGGACCCCAAAG GGAAACTGCCAAAGTGGGTTGTGAATAAAGCTTCCCAGTACCTGGCACCAAGG ATGCTGAAGAAGATGCATAAGGCCTGCTTGAAATACCCCTCCTGGAAACAGCAGCACAATGTCAGTGTGAAGCCCTGGCTGTACCCTGAGCAGAACAAGCTCCCCACCATGATGCTGTCAGACCTGGCACTCCAGCATGCTGCCTCTCTGGAGAACATTGACGAGAGCAGCCTGTCGGAGGTGAAGGATGAGAGGGGAGACAACAGT